From Juglans regia cultivar Chandler chromosome 8, Walnut 2.0, whole genome shotgun sequence, the proteins below share one genomic window:
- the LOC118349187 gene encoding secreted RxLR effector protein 161-like yields the protein MEGKTHGRTLMSTSVKICSDSTGKSIDPTLYRSMIESLIYITASKADIAFSVGVCARFQANPKESHLIAVKRILKYPSATVDYGIWYSKDSNLSLAGYSNADWAGNTDDRKSTTGGCFYVGSNLVAWISNKQNSIFLSTVEAKYIATGNC from the coding sequence ATGGAAGGGAAGACACATGGTCGCACTCTAATGAGCACCTCGGTTAAAATATGTTCGGATTCTACAGGTAAAAGCATTGATCCTACTTTATATAGAAGCATGATAGAAAGTCTCATTTACATTACTGCTAGCAAAGCAGACATTGCTTTTAGTGTAGGTGTTTGTGCACGATTTCAAGCTAATCCTAAAGAATCACACCTCATTGCAGTAAAAAGAATCTTGAAATACCCGAGTGCTACTGTTGACTATGGCATCTGGTATTCAAAAGATTCAAATTTGAGTCTGGCTGGCTATTCTAATGCTGACTGGGCTGGTAATACTGACGACAGAAAAAGCACCACAGGTGGATGTTTTTATGTCGGTAGCAATTTGGTAGCATGGATAAGCAATAAGCAAAACTCCATCTTTTTGTCCACTGTTGAAGCCAAATACATTGCGACTGGCAATTGTTAA
- the LOC118349238 gene encoding uncharacterized protein LOC118349238 — protein sequence MEKLKNIVTITLALFAALIMVFLPKSECQIKQPPPLVPRPLCASQFSLANYACAMVPAASEPSPPSLNNGLDEELDDDADDDEEEEHHHNHNHNHNHQHRHRGYRHNGKHHLPQNIDNCCRWISQIDSGCVCELLFYLPGFATFLMRPLHDFTVEITDSCNVTYSCGGVQY from the coding sequence ATGGAGAAACTCAAGAATATTGTTACCATCACATTAGCACTCTTTGCGGCATTAATCATGGTGTTCTTGCCAAAGTCGGAGTGCCAAATTAAGCAACCACCACCGCTCGTTCCCCGTCCGCTTTGTGCCTCCCAATTTTCACTCGCTAACTATGCATGCGCAATGGTGCCAGCGGCATCAGAACCCTCCCCTCCTTCCCTAAACAATGGCCTCGACGAGGAGTTGGACGACGACGCAGATGATGACGAAGAAGAAGAGCACCatcacaatcacaatcacaatcacaatcATCAGCACAGACATAGAGGATACCGGCACAATGGCAAGCACCACCTGCCACAAAATATAGACAATTGTTGCCGGTGGATATCCCAGATAGACAGCGGTTGTGTATGTGAGCTGCTGTTTTACCTGCCCGGATTCGCGACCTTCCTAATGAGGCCCCTGCACGATTTCACCGTTGAGATTACTGACTCTTGCAACGTTACATACTCGTGTGGGGGGGTTCAATATTAA